In a single window of the Bacillus clarus genome:
- a CDS encoding response regulator transcription factor, which yields MKRISILIADDEAEIADLIEIHLEKEGYHVVKASDGEEAVHVIQSQPIDLVVLDIMMPKMDGYEVTRQIRAKHHMPIIFLSAKTSDFDKVTGLVLGADDYMTKPFTPIELVARVNAQLRRFLTLNQPRVEENKSALEVGGVVIDPEQRTVSVYGEKIELTPKEFDILYLLASHPKKVYSVENIFQQVWAEGYYEGGNTVMVHIRTLRKKLGEDKRKNKLIKTVWGVGYTFNG from the coding sequence ATGAAGCGAATTTCAATTTTAATAGCTGATGATGAGGCGGAAATTGCTGACTTAATTGAGATACATTTAGAAAAAGAAGGTTATCATGTTGTGAAAGCCTCTGATGGAGAAGAAGCAGTTCATGTTATTCAATCTCAGCCAATTGACCTAGTGGTTTTAGATATTATGATGCCGAAAATGGATGGTTATGAAGTGACGCGTCAAATTCGCGCCAAACATCATATGCCGATCATTTTCTTAAGTGCGAAGACATCTGATTTTGATAAGGTGACAGGTCTTGTACTAGGCGCGGACGATTATATGACGAAGCCTTTCACACCAATTGAATTAGTTGCGCGTGTAAATGCACAACTACGCCGATTTCTTACATTAAATCAACCGAGAGTCGAGGAGAATAAATCCGCTTTAGAAGTAGGCGGAGTCGTTATTGATCCTGAGCAAAGAACGGTAAGTGTGTACGGAGAGAAAATTGAGTTAACACCAAAAGAATTTGATATTTTATATTTATTAGCGAGTCATCCGAAGAAAGTGTATAGTGTGGAAAATATATTTCAGCAAGTATGGGCAGAAGGTTATTACGAAGGCGGAAATACAGTTATGGTACACATTCGTACGCTGCGGAAAAAGCTTGGGGAAGAT
- the menC gene encoding o-succinylbenzoate synthase, whose translation MEIKKATLYITEMPLVIPFTASYGTYEKRESIVIELEDTNGYVGFGEVVAFSEPWYTEETVKTALHVLQDFLLPDLLKAEISHPNEISSLFQHIKRNRMAKAGIEGAVWDLYAKRQKQSLATLLGGTRPEIEVGVVIGINTIPIMLKQIEKYAEEGYERFKVKIKPEHDYELLKEIRKEFPNIPLMADANSAYTLEDTDKLKRLDEFRLMMIEQPLADYDFLDHAELQKKMETPICLDESIHSLEDAHVAITLGSCQIVNIKPGRVGGLTEAVQIHDYCMEHNIPVWCGGMVEMGISRAQNVALASLPNFTIPGDISASSRHWEKDIISPEVTLKDGKVIVPQSIDTEYEVERGRLEEITRQRIVIEQ comes from the coding sequence GTGGAGATAAAAAAGGCAACACTTTATATAACGGAAATGCCACTTGTCATTCCGTTTACTGCAAGTTACGGAACTTACGAAAAGCGTGAGAGTATTGTCATTGAATTAGAAGATACGAATGGATACGTTGGGTTTGGTGAAGTTGTTGCATTTTCTGAGCCTTGGTATACGGAAGAAACAGTGAAGACTGCGCTACATGTACTTCAGGATTTTTTATTACCTGATTTATTGAAAGCTGAAATTTCACATCCGAATGAAATATCGTCTTTGTTTCAGCATATAAAGAGAAACCGAATGGCAAAGGCGGGAATTGAAGGAGCTGTTTGGGATTTATATGCGAAGCGTCAAAAACAATCGTTAGCGACATTACTTGGTGGAACTAGGCCTGAAATTGAAGTGGGTGTTGTGATTGGGATCAATACAATTCCTATTATGTTAAAACAAATCGAGAAGTACGCGGAAGAAGGATACGAGCGCTTTAAAGTGAAAATAAAGCCAGAACATGATTACGAATTGCTGAAAGAAATTCGTAAAGAGTTTCCGAATATCCCATTAATGGCTGATGCAAACTCAGCGTACACATTAGAGGATACTGACAAGCTCAAAAGATTAGATGAATTCCGGCTTATGATGATTGAACAGCCGTTAGCAGATTATGATTTTCTCGATCATGCAGAATTACAAAAGAAAATGGAAACACCGATTTGTTTAGACGAAAGCATTCATAGTCTAGAAGATGCACACGTTGCGATTACACTTGGCAGTTGCCAAATCGTCAATATTAAGCCGGGGCGAGTGGGCGGCTTAACAGAGGCGGTTCAAATTCATGATTATTGCATGGAGCATAACATACCAGTTTGGTGTGGCGGTATGGTAGAGATGGGGATTTCACGAGCGCAAAATGTTGCTCTTGCTTCATTGCCTAACTTTACGATTCCAGGAGATATATCTGCTTCTAGTAGACATTGGGAGAAGGATATTATTTCGCCAGAAGTGACGCTTAAAGATGGGAAAGTGATTGTACCGCAAAGTATTGATACTGAGTATGAAGTAGAACGCGGAAGACTGGAAGAAATTACGAGGCAGCGGATTGTGATTGAGCAGTAG
- a CDS encoding o-succinylbenzoate--CoA ligase, translating into METMPNWLMQRAFLTPDRTAIEIEEEKVTFLALHEKVVSVCEHLSHVGVKKGQKVAVLMKNGMEMITVIHALSYVGAVTVLLNTRLSREELLWQMSDAEVVCLVTDQTFRAESMPVYLFAEVMNGPKAEAFIQEEFALEEAMTIIYTSGTTGKPKGVILTYGNHWASAVGSSLNLGLREDDCWLACMPMFHVGGLSLLMKNIMYGMRILLVPKYDANFIHEALQTRGVTIISVVSKMLTDLLDRLGEGTYPSSLRCMLLGGGPAPKPLLETCVEKEIPVYQTYGMTETSSQICTLSADYMLTKVGSAGKPLFQCQLRIEKDGVVVLPHTEGEIVVKGPNVTRGYFNREGATRETIQNGWLHTGDLGYLDEEGFLYVLDRRSDLIISGGENIYPAQIEEVLLAHPVVAEAGVVGMKDEKWGQVPAVFIVKTGDVTEEEIIHFCEEKLAKYKVPKKVCFLEELPRNASKKLLRRELRQLLEEM; encoded by the coding sequence ATGGAGACGATGCCCAATTGGTTAATGCAACGTGCATTTTTAACACCAGATCGAACTGCAATTGAAATAGAAGAGGAGAAGGTTACCTTTTTAGCGTTGCATGAAAAAGTAGTATCTGTTTGTGAACACCTTTCGCACGTAGGAGTGAAGAAAGGTCAAAAGGTGGCTGTTCTGATGAAAAATGGTATGGAGATGATTACAGTTATTCACGCCTTATCGTACGTAGGTGCAGTAACTGTACTTTTAAATACGCGTCTTTCAAGAGAAGAGCTACTTTGGCAAATGAGTGATGCTGAAGTTGTTTGTTTAGTAACGGATCAAACATTTCGTGCAGAAAGCATGCCGGTATATTTATTTGCTGAAGTGATGAATGGACCGAAAGCAGAAGCATTTATACAAGAAGAATTCGCCTTAGAAGAAGCGATGACAATTATTTATACGTCAGGGACGACAGGAAAACCGAAAGGCGTTATTTTAACGTATGGTAATCATTGGGCAAGCGCAGTTGGTTCTTCACTTAATTTAGGTCTTCGTGAGGATGATTGCTGGTTAGCTTGTATGCCAATGTTCCATGTTGGCGGATTATCTCTTTTAATGAAAAACATTATGTACGGTATGCGTATTTTACTCGTTCCGAAATATGATGCTAATTTCATTCATGAAGCACTTCAAACGAGAGGTGTTACGATTATTTCTGTCGTTTCTAAAATGTTAACAGATCTTTTAGACCGACTTGGAGAAGGAACATATCCATCTTCTTTACGATGCATGTTACTTGGAGGAGGTCCAGCACCGAAACCATTATTAGAAACGTGTGTAGAAAAAGAGATTCCTGTTTATCAAACGTACGGAATGACAGAAACGTCTTCGCAAATTTGTACGTTATCCGCAGATTATATGTTAACGAAAGTAGGGTCAGCGGGGAAACCATTATTTCAATGTCAGCTTCGCATTGAAAAAGATGGCGTCGTAGTACTGCCTCATACTGAAGGAGAAATTGTTGTAAAAGGACCGAATGTAACACGTGGTTACTTTAACCGTGAAGGTGCAACGCGGGAAACCATTCAAAATGGATGGCTTCATACTGGTGATCTCGGTTATTTAGATGAAGAAGGATTTTTATATGTTTTAGATCGCCGCAGTGATTTAATTATTTCTGGTGGGGAAAATATTTATCCAGCTCAAATTGAAGAGGTGTTGCTTGCTCATCCAGTAGTGGCAGAAGCAGGTGTTGTTGGAATGAAAGATGAAAAGTGGGGACAAGTTCCAGCTGTCTTTATTGTGAAAACTGGTGACGTAACAGAAGAGGAGATTATCCATTTTTGTGAAGAAAAATTGGCGAAATATAAAGTACCAAAGAAAGTGTGTTTCCTAGAGGAATTACCCCGTAATGCTTCGAAAAAATTGTTAAGACGAGAGTTAAGACAATTGCTGGAGGAGATGTAA
- the menB gene encoding 1,4-dihydroxy-2-naphthoyl-CoA synthase codes for MAIEWVKEGNYEDIIYSTYNGIAKISINRPEVHNAFRPKTVMELIDAFAHARDDANVGVIILTGEGGRAFCSGGDQKVRGHGGYVGDDQIPRLNVLDLQRLIRAIPKPVIAMVAGYAIGGGHVLHIVCDLTIAADNAVFGQTGPKVGSFDGGYGAGYLARMVGHKKAREIWYLCRQYNAQEALDMGLVNTVVPLEQLEAETVQWAQEILANSPMALRFLKAAFNADTDGLAGIQQLAGDATLLYYTTDEAKEGRDAFKEKRSPDFGQFPRFP; via the coding sequence ATGGCTATTGAATGGGTAAAAGAAGGCAATTACGAAGATATTATTTATTCAACATACAATGGTATCGCAAAGATTTCGATTAACCGCCCTGAAGTACATAACGCATTCCGTCCTAAAACGGTAATGGAGTTAATCGATGCTTTTGCACACGCTCGTGATGATGCAAATGTTGGCGTTATCATTTTAACAGGTGAAGGTGGACGTGCATTCTGTTCTGGCGGCGATCAAAAAGTTCGCGGTCATGGTGGATATGTAGGTGACGACCAAATTCCTCGTTTAAACGTATTAGACTTACAACGTCTAATTCGCGCAATTCCTAAACCAGTTATCGCAATGGTAGCAGGTTATGCAATCGGTGGTGGACACGTACTTCATATCGTATGTGACTTAACAATCGCTGCAGACAACGCTGTATTCGGACAAACAGGTCCTAAAGTAGGAAGCTTTGACGGTGGATACGGAGCTGGTTACTTAGCTCGTATGGTAGGCCATAAGAAAGCTCGCGAAATTTGGTACCTATGCCGTCAATACAACGCTCAAGAAGCGCTTGATATGGGTTTAGTAAACACAGTTGTACCATTAGAGCAACTTGAAGCAGAAACAGTACAATGGGCACAAGAAATCTTAGCAAACAGCCCAATGGCACTTCGTTTCCTAAAAGCTGCATTCAACGCAGACACAGACGGTCTAGCTGGTATTCAACAACTAGCTGGAGACGCAACGTTATTGTACTACACAACTGACGAAGCAAAAGAAGGTCGCGACGCGTTCAAAGAAAAACGCAGTCCGGACTTCGGTCAATTCCCTCGTTTCCCGTGA